From a single Chlamydia ibidis 10-1398/6 genomic region:
- a CDS encoding MFS transporter, which translates to MWLFRKRLFYTVYRKGALDGLLDRCRSFSVKWAFLFSTILSLFGISCATIFEVSLVSLISLCSVLALLAIGLLRSTGYLIISSGFLLLYYFKQPAHFSLFSSFWSLGLAISLVLSWAIFLGCISLVEKEDLEKNQDLSQLTRDYSDLQVAYDKLLSEKATACDFLEKRAESLECELQQCRVQLKEALRKQDYLSSDLKVLSDQKTAWLEDYASLHNEYLRLVSGDETTSLFSWVSASPVVTSSKDNSDMQLWVCAVQEKDEKLRLLENELNQERQKNKSLEESCCNLKIRIQEVDSLKSRLVDLQLLISEKDNKIAQLRDEIKNMSPHFLNDGLSSKGKSYKDMYLQLKEQFAEKNKTLSLVRKELFTVQEEYLTLRKYEEVEGAIIDMQDIQIVHQLLAYAESLEQEIANLEELVSRSLFQ; encoded by the coding sequence ATGTGGTTGTTTAGGAAACGTCTTTTTTATACAGTCTATCGTAAAGGCGCGCTAGATGGCTTGCTAGATAGGTGTCGGTCTTTTTCTGTAAAGTGGGCGTTTTTATTTTCTACGATTCTCTCCCTTTTCGGCATAAGTTGTGCAACTATTTTTGAAGTATCATTGGTTTCGTTAATATCTTTGTGTTCTGTTCTAGCTCTTTTGGCTATAGGGTTACTCCGATCTACAGGTTATTTGATTATTTCTTCAGGTTTTCTTTTACTGTATTATTTTAAACAACCAGCTCATTTTTCTCTGTTTTCTAGTTTCTGGTCGTTAGGTTTAGCTATATCATTGGTCCTATCTTGGGCTATTTTCCTTGGATGTATATCTCTAGTTGAAAAAGAGGACCTTGAAAAAAATCAAGATTTATCTCAGCTTACTCGGGACTATTCTGATTTACAAGTTGCTTATGACAAACTGCTTAGTGAAAAAGCAACTGCTTGTGATTTTCTGGAAAAACGTGCTGAATCCTTAGAATGTGAACTGCAACAGTGTCGTGTTCAGTTAAAAGAAGCATTACGTAAACAAGATTATTTATCTTCGGATTTGAAAGTATTGTCTGATCAAAAAACGGCATGGCTAGAGGATTATGCGTCTCTTCATAACGAATATCTCAGATTGGTATCCGGTGACGAAACAACGTCCCTATTTTCTTGGGTTTCTGCGTCTCCTGTAGTTACAAGTAGTAAAGATAATAGCGATATGCAGTTATGGGTTTGTGCTGTACAGGAAAAAGATGAGAAACTTCGCCTTCTTGAAAATGAACTAAATCAAGAAAGACAAAAGAATAAGTCTTTAGAAGAAAGCTGCTGTAATTTGAAAATTCGTATACAAGAAGTAGACTCTTTGAAAAGTCGTTTAGTCGATTTACAGTTATTAATTAGTGAAAAAGATAATAAGATTGCCCAGTTACGTGACGAAATAAAGAATATGTCGCCTCATTTTCTAAATGATGGTCTTTCTAGTAAAGGAAAGTCTTATAAGGATATGTATTTACAACTAAAGGAGCAATTTGCTGAAAAAAATAAAACTCTATCTTTAGTTCGTAAAGAACTATTTACAGTTCAGGAAGAATACTTGACTCTACGTAAATACGAGGAAGTTGAAGGTGCGATTATAGATATGCAAGACATACAAATAGTTCATCAATTACTGGCATATGCAGAATCTTTGGAACAAGAGATAGCTAATCTAGAAGAGTTAGTATCTCGTAGCCTGTTTCAGTGA
- a CDS encoding DUF720 domain-containing protein has protein sequence MRKNILSFNLVSPQTIPSKEIPPLDPLNTPPIGALLFSIYKLLLQAIEIRQQTVLTQSQQLNDNTNIQQQLNQETNQIKFAVVSSGAKEDEITRVQNQNQNYSAQRSNIQDELVTARQNGQIILSHASTNINIIQQLASQDSTFLKTTNTIGSTVNQLNKPLS, from the coding sequence ATGAGAAAAAATATCCTTAGTTTTAATTTAGTATCACCACAGACCATACCATCCAAAGAGATACCTCCTCTAGACCCCCTAAACACACCTCCAATAGGTGCCCTGCTTTTTAGTATTTATAAGCTTCTTTTACAAGCAATTGAAATTCGCCAACAAACAGTTCTGACTCAATCACAACAATTAAATGACAATACTAATATTCAACAACAATTAAACCAAGAAACTAATCAAATCAAGTTTGCAGTAGTAAGTTCTGGAGCAAAAGAAGATGAAATTACCAGAGTACAAAACCAAAACCAAAACTACTCTGCACAAAGATCAAATATCCAGGACGAATTGGTAACAGCTCGACAAAATGGACAGATCATCCTCTCGCACGCATCTACAAATATCAACATTATTCAGCAACTAGCTTCACAGGATTCTACTTTTTTAAAGACCACCAACACTATCGGAAGCACAGTAAACCAACTGAATAAGCCTTTATCATAA
- a CDS encoding DUF720 domain-containing protein, with the protein MWLSNTVTSTNGQIQTPNAPTIISGGPNTATADEIIAKFAKDSNPLIVTVYYVYQSVLVAQDNLAIIAEEVQANAAAQTFLNNQEALYQYITIPKNKLNDNSSSFLQNIQATNQAVGASRQALQNQISGLGNASQVISSNLNTNNNIIQQSLQVGQALIQTFSQIFSLIANI; encoded by the coding sequence ATGTGGTTATCAAATACTGTAACATCAACTAATGGTCAAATCCAAACTCCAAATGCGCCCACAATTATTTCTGGTGGCCCTAACACGGCAACAGCCGATGAAATTATTGCAAAGTTTGCTAAAGACTCTAATCCTCTGATTGTCACTGTCTATTACGTATACCAATCTGTACTAGTTGCGCAAGACAATCTGGCCATCATTGCCGAAGAAGTTCAAGCTAATGCTGCTGCTCAAACATTCTTAAACAATCAAGAAGCCTTGTATCAATACATAACGATCCCAAAAAATAAGCTAAATGACAATTCTTCAAGCTTTTTACAAAACATTCAAGCCACAAACCAAGCTGTAGGAGCTTCTAGACAAGCACTACAAAACCAGATTTCTGGCTTAGGAAATGCCTCTCAAGTTATTTCCAGCAACCTAAATACTAATAACAATATTATTCAACAATCACTACAAGTAGGACAAGCTCTAATCCAAACGTTTTCACAAATCTTTAGCTTAATTGCAAATATTTAA
- a CDS encoding CT847 family type III secretion system effector protein: MSGTSKLTIDNQVPTVIPPSTTVVSENITENKSSAIYFCIKVMLQLSVATTEFAKSIMAVLQDNTTEQQKKTKELINLPLLKVPDLKKKTKANEEKEEYSNQTEVQAFQTSNQQITANRQLIQQELSAAQQRAQANQKAVNATSTQSMKLLQAANALLSTLNELTIKANLTTSASN, from the coding sequence ATGAGCGGCACATCTAAACTCACTATAGATAATCAAGTCCCTACTGTTATTCCTCCATCAACGACAGTAGTCTCAGAAAACATTACAGAAAACAAAAGTTCAGCTATTTATTTCTGCATCAAAGTAATGTTACAACTATCAGTAGCAACAACAGAATTTGCTAAGTCTATCATGGCTGTATTACAAGACAACACGACAGAACAACAAAAGAAAACTAAAGAACTAATTAACCTACCATTACTCAAAGTTCCCGATCTGAAAAAGAAAACTAAAGCTAACGAAGAAAAAGAAGAATACTCTAACCAGACTGAAGTACAAGCATTTCAAACATCCAACCAACAAATAACAGCAAACAGACAATTGATCCAACAAGAATTATCAGCTGCACAACAAAGAGCTCAAGCAAATCAAAAAGCAGTAAATGCTACTTCAACACAATCTATGAAGTTACTTCAAGCAGCTAATGCTTTGCTCAGCACTTTAAACGAGCTCACTATTAAAGCAAATTTAACTACATCGGCATCTAACTAG
- the tadA gene encoding tRNA adenosine(34) deaminase TadA, with the protein MDIVRDMFFMKEAIKEARKAYTKDEVPVGCVIVKDDKIIARGHNAVEGLRDPTAHAEILCIGAASEYLENWRLIDTTLYCTLEPCLMCAGAIQLARIRRIVWGAPDLRLGAAGSWINVFTQKHPFHAVECTSGICCEESERIMKDFFLGKRKGKHEK; encoded by the coding sequence ATGGATATTGTTAGAGATATGTTTTTTATGAAGGAGGCTATAAAAGAAGCAAGAAAGGCTTATACAAAAGATGAGGTTCCTGTAGGCTGTGTAATTGTGAAAGACGATAAAATAATAGCCAGGGGACATAATGCTGTCGAAGGATTAAGAGATCCTACTGCCCATGCTGAGATTTTATGTATAGGCGCAGCATCAGAATATTTAGAAAATTGGCGTTTGATAGATACCACGCTCTATTGTACCTTGGAGCCGTGTTTAATGTGTGCTGGTGCCATACAACTAGCTCGCATTCGAAGAATTGTTTGGGGAGCACCAGATTTACGTTTAGGCGCAGCGGGAAGTTGGATTAATGTTTTTACGCAAAAACACCCATTTCATGCTGTTGAATGCACCTCAGGCATATGTTGTGAAGAGTCGGAAAGAATTATGAAGGATTTTTTCTTAGGAAAGCGTAAAGGAAAGCATGAAAAATAA
- the rpsO gene encoding 30S ribosomal protein S15, which produces MSLDKGTKEEITKKFQLHEKDTGSADVQIAILTEHITELKEHLKRSPKDQNSRLALLKLVGQRRKLLEYLNSTDTERYKNLITRLNLRK; this is translated from the coding sequence ATGTCTTTGGATAAGGGAACTAAAGAAGAAATCACAAAAAAGTTTCAATTACACGAGAAAGATACTGGTTCTGCAGATGTGCAAATTGCCATTTTGACAGAACACATCACTGAGCTTAAAGAGCACCTTAAAAGATCTCCTAAAGATCAAAACTCTCGTTTAGCATTATTGAAACTTGTAGGTCAAAGAAGAAAACTTTTAGAATACCTAAATTCTACCGACACCGAGAGATATAAAAATTTGATTACACGCCTCAACTTAAGAAAATAG
- the pnp gene encoding polyribonucleotide nucleotidyltransferase encodes MTLESISVTLEEGKTLVFESGQIARQANGAVLTKCQETWVFSSVCSSDLENFVDFLPFRVDYQEKFSSTGKTLGGFVKREGRPTEKEILVSRLIDRSLRPSFPNRLMQDVQALSYVWSYDGQTLPDPLAICGVSAALTISNIPQLSIVAGVRVGYIDGKWVVNPTRSEMENSRLDLVLAGSENAILMIEGHCDFFTEEQVLEAIDYGHKHIKTICSALLAWQQQSGKPKNTSAIIPLPSEVRSAVDDFLKDKFSSLLKIKEKKALESASLSLEKEVLSALEVENDEIFSSLNIKTAFKTAKSDYMRSMIRKEGVRIDGRSVTTIRPISIHTAFLPRTHGSALFTRGETQTMAVCTLGSETMAQRYEDLNGEGTSRFYLQYFFPPFSVGEVGRIGSPGRREIGHGKLAEKALSHILPLSDKFPYTIRIESNITESNGSSSMASVCGGCLALMDAGVPIKTPIAGIAMGLILDEDSVTILSDISGIEDHLGDMDFKVAGDVEGITAFQMDIKVEGITPEIMRAALAQAKYGRQDILQTMYQALSKPKDDLSKYAPRIETMQIKPAKIATVIGPGGKQIRQIIETTGVQIDINDLGLVSITASSLEAINRAKEIIDGLVGEVEVGKIYKGRVTSVVPFGAFVEILPGKEGLCHISEFSKQRIENVRDVVKEGDMLDVKLLSVNEKGQFKLSHKAVLSE; translated from the coding sequence ATGACGCTTGAAAGTATCTCTGTCACCCTTGAAGAGGGTAAAACTCTAGTATTTGAATCGGGACAGATAGCTCGACAAGCTAATGGAGCTGTTCTCACAAAGTGCCAGGAAACTTGGGTATTTTCTTCAGTATGCTCCTCTGATTTAGAAAATTTTGTGGATTTCCTGCCTTTTCGAGTAGATTACCAAGAGAAGTTCTCTTCAACAGGTAAGACTCTCGGTGGATTTGTAAAACGGGAAGGCCGCCCTACTGAAAAAGAAATTCTCGTTTCTCGCCTCATAGACAGGTCGCTTCGCCCCTCTTTCCCAAATCGCTTGATGCAAGATGTTCAGGCATTGTCTTATGTTTGGTCGTATGATGGTCAAACCTTACCCGATCCTCTCGCTATTTGCGGTGTTTCAGCAGCTCTAACAATCTCAAACATTCCTCAGCTAAGCATTGTTGCTGGGGTGCGCGTGGGTTATATCGATGGAAAGTGGGTAGTAAACCCAACCAGATCGGAAATGGAGAATTCGCGTCTAGACTTGGTGTTAGCAGGCAGTGAGAATGCCATATTAATGATCGAAGGTCATTGTGACTTCTTCACAGAAGAGCAAGTACTTGAAGCGATTGATTACGGCCACAAGCATATTAAAACCATATGCTCTGCGTTACTAGCTTGGCAGCAACAATCTGGGAAGCCAAAGAATACTTCGGCCATTATTCCATTGCCAAGTGAGGTTCGAAGTGCGGTAGATGACTTTTTAAAAGATAAATTTTCTTCTCTTCTGAAGATCAAAGAAAAAAAAGCCCTTGAGTCTGCTTCTTTAAGTTTGGAGAAAGAAGTCCTTTCTGCTTTAGAGGTAGAAAATGATGAGATCTTTTCATCTTTGAATATTAAAACAGCTTTCAAAACAGCAAAGTCCGATTACATGCGCTCTATGATACGCAAAGAAGGTGTGCGTATCGATGGGCGCTCCGTGACTACAATCCGTCCTATTTCTATCCACACAGCTTTTCTTCCTAGGACACATGGTAGTGCTCTGTTTACTAGAGGTGAAACTCAAACCATGGCGGTTTGTACGTTAGGCAGTGAAACTATGGCCCAACGTTATGAGGATCTAAATGGAGAAGGTACTTCTAGGTTTTATCTTCAGTATTTCTTCCCTCCTTTTTCCGTGGGAGAAGTTGGCAGAATTGGATCACCAGGACGTAGAGAGATTGGACATGGTAAATTAGCTGAAAAAGCATTAAGTCATATCCTTCCTTTATCTGATAAGTTTCCGTACACTATACGTATAGAGTCTAATATCACAGAATCCAACGGTTCTTCTTCAATGGCATCTGTCTGCGGTGGTTGCTTAGCTCTAATGGATGCTGGTGTTCCAATAAAGACTCCCATAGCTGGTATTGCTATGGGATTAATTTTAGATGAAGATAGTGTTACCATCCTTTCAGATATCTCCGGAATAGAAGATCATCTTGGAGATATGGATTTTAAAGTCGCTGGTGATGTGGAGGGTATAACCGCGTTTCAGATGGATATCAAAGTTGAAGGTATAACTCCGGAAATTATGCGTGCTGCCTTAGCTCAAGCAAAATACGGGCGTCAAGATATTCTTCAAACAATGTACCAAGCTTTATCTAAACCTAAGGATGATCTTTCAAAATATGCTCCTCGTATTGAGACAATGCAGATTAAGCCTGCAAAAATTGCAACTGTCATTGGCCCTGGAGGGAAACAAATTCGCCAGATTATCGAGACGACTGGCGTGCAAATTGATATTAATGACTTGGGTTTAGTCAGCATTACCGCATCTTCACTGGAAGCTATTAATCGAGCTAAGGAAATTATAGATGGCTTAGTTGGTGAAGTAGAAGTGGGTAAAATTTACAAAGGACGCGTGACTTCTGTCGTACCGTTTGGAGCTTTTGTTGAGATTCTCCCTGGGAAAGAAGGACTTTGTCATATTTCAGAGTTTTCAAAGCAACGAATCGAAAATGTTCGTGATGTTGTTAAGGAAGGTGATATGTTGGACGTCAAACTTCTTAGCGTGAATGAAAAAGGACAGTTTAAGCTCAGCCATAAGGCAGTTCTGTCTGAGTAA
- the tilS gene encoding tRNA lysidine(34) synthetase TilS, whose translation MAPFSLLEDDKRLEVFFSSLDRKKKYLLGLSGGSDSLFLFYLLKSRGVSFTAVHVDHGWRETSKQEADNLVSLCARENVPCVVERIPDDVDHTRDQENTARQYRYNFFERLCRDDGFVGVFLAHHANDQAETILKRILEGAHLPNLKGMSEVSNYQGILLLRPLLHLTKNILVDTLESYDIRYVHDVSNTDEKYLRARMRNKLFPWLEEVFGKNVSHPLITLAEESQELSQYLRKQSMPFLSLIQNKDGIWYIEIPDILLDEIFLTKWVCKEFFNRAGASASRYFLQTIYEHLQRRHTIKVRLKNKTVTVKAGVVMIE comes from the coding sequence ATGGCGCCCTTTTCTTTACTTGAGGATGATAAGCGATTAGAAGTTTTTTTTTCTTCTTTAGATCGCAAAAAAAAGTACCTATTAGGTCTATCGGGGGGAAGTGATTCTCTGTTTCTTTTTTACCTCTTGAAATCTCGAGGAGTTTCTTTTACTGCAGTTCACGTAGACCATGGATGGAGAGAGACTTCCAAGCAAGAAGCTGATAACCTAGTTTCTTTATGTGCTCGTGAAAACGTTCCTTGTGTTGTAGAACGTATCCCTGATGATGTAGATCATACTAGGGATCAGGAGAATACAGCTAGGCAGTATCGTTACAATTTTTTCGAGCGTTTGTGTCGTGATGATGGTTTCGTAGGTGTGTTTCTAGCACATCATGCTAATGATCAAGCAGAAACTATTTTGAAACGTATATTAGAAGGAGCACATCTTCCTAACCTTAAAGGAATGTCTGAGGTTAGTAATTACCAAGGTATTTTGCTTCTTCGTCCTCTATTACATCTTACTAAAAATATATTAGTTGATACTCTAGAATCATATGATATTAGATATGTTCACGATGTATCTAATACCGACGAGAAGTATCTTCGTGCTCGTATGCGTAACAAGTTGTTCCCTTGGCTAGAAGAAGTTTTCGGTAAAAATGTTTCACATCCTTTGATAACATTAGCCGAGGAATCGCAAGAACTCTCACAGTATTTACGGAAACAATCTATGCCGTTTTTATCGTTAATCCAAAATAAAGATGGCATTTGGTATATCGAAATCCCTGATATTTTGTTGGATGAGATTTTTTTAACTAAATGGGTCTGCAAGGAATTTTTCAATCGTGCGGGAGCTAGTGCTTCAAGGTATTTTCTGCAAACGATTTACGAACATTTACAACGTCGGCATACTATAAAAGTTCGTCTCAAGAATAAAACAGTGACCGTAAAAGCTGGGGTGGTAATGATAGAATAG
- a CDS encoding LptF/LptG family permease codes for MPILWKVLIFRYLKTVIFCTLSLICISIISSLQEIVSYIAKAVPYSIVLRLTAYQIPYLLPFILPISCFISALTLFRGLSENNQITFLRASGASKGIISFPILMISSAICCFNFYTCSELASICRFQTCKEIANMAMNSPALLLQTLQKKENNRIFIAVDHCAKSKFDNVIIAFKRDNLISNVGIIETIIPDTTKDSVKAKNVLMISKLPPSLSNRDTINHKEYYIESLEEMLIPKVTSTLFAGRSYMKTRTDYLPWKQLFKQSFNNYVNLPEILRRIALGLLCITLTYAGMILGTYKPRFRKANVLYYSFPVMNLILLIVGKNTAKIPSAIVLFILPQLITWGVLACRSYRENKGYA; via the coding sequence ATGCCTATTCTATGGAAAGTATTAATTTTCCGTTATTTAAAAACTGTTATATTTTGTACACTCAGCTTAATTTGTATTTCAATTATCAGCTCTCTACAAGAGATTGTGAGCTATATTGCCAAAGCTGTGCCTTATTCGATAGTTTTACGATTAACAGCATATCAGATCCCTTATCTTTTACCATTTATTTTACCAATATCTTGTTTTATATCTGCGCTAACCCTCTTCCGAGGATTGTCTGAAAACAATCAGATTACTTTTCTCAGAGCATCTGGAGCATCTAAAGGAATTATATCTTTCCCGATTTTAATGATTTCTTCAGCAATTTGCTGTTTTAATTTTTATACATGTTCTGAACTCGCTTCCATTTGCCGTTTTCAAACCTGCAAAGAAATCGCCAATATGGCAATGAACTCGCCCGCCCTTCTGTTACAAACTCTTCAAAAGAAAGAAAATAACAGGATATTTATTGCTGTTGACCATTGTGCAAAAAGCAAATTTGACAATGTAATTATTGCCTTTAAAAGAGACAATCTAATTTCAAATGTTGGTATTATAGAAACGATTATTCCCGATACCACAAAAGATTCCGTGAAAGCAAAAAACGTCCTAATGATTTCTAAACTGCCTCCTTCTTTATCCAATCGAGATACAATCAATCACAAAGAATATTATATTGAATCTTTAGAAGAAATGTTGATTCCCAAGGTTACATCAACATTATTTGCTGGAAGATCGTATATGAAAACAAGAACAGATTACCTACCTTGGAAACAGCTGTTTAAACAATCTTTTAATAATTATGTCAATTTACCAGAAATTCTTAGAAGAATTGCTCTAGGTCTTTTATGTATTACTCTCACCTATGCGGGCATGATATTGGGGACCTACAAACCAAGATTCCGTAAAGCCAATGTTCTTTACTATAGTTTCCCGGTAATGAACCTTATTCTATTGATTGTGGGAAAAAATACTGCAAAAATACCTTCAGCGATTGTGTTATTCATTCTTCCCCAATTAATTACTTGGGGCGTACTTGCTTGTCGTTCGTATCGAGAAAATAAAGGTTATGCATAA
- a CDS encoding LptF/LptG family permease, whose protein sequence is MLIWKRYLLTRFWLALGSLVLLAFIFYASIHHSLHAIKGNTTHIAATASLRLSVLYYLSQIALKAEFLMPQLVAVATTITLFSMQNRREVLLLQSSGLSLKSLTSPLIFSSFVITLFLYANFQWLHPICEKISITKEHMDRGTLNKVHDKVPALYLKDQSVLLYSSIDHKNLALNNCFWIKNSKTIYTIEKLSCTTRSLPIGLDVICFSETSPGKIEISNFFDMKEFPEIEFGFYDNPFSKIFTAGGKNRLSESFQAIPWNATGLGLSTTIPQRILSLLSKFYYMLISPLACISAMILSAYLCLRFSRVPVVTLAYLVPLGTINIFFVLLKAGIVLANSSVVPTLPAMLFPLVALIIFTNYAYAKLL, encoded by the coding sequence ATGCTAATTTGGAAACGTTATTTACTTACAAGGTTTTGGCTAGCTTTAGGTTCTCTAGTATTGTTAGCTTTTATTTTCTATGCGTCAATACACCACTCTTTACATGCAATTAAAGGCAATACTACACATATCGCTGCTACTGCATCATTAAGACTCTCGGTTCTATACTACCTCTCACAAATTGCTCTAAAAGCAGAGTTTCTAATGCCCCAACTTGTCGCTGTGGCAACAACTATCACTTTATTTTCTATGCAAAATAGAAGGGAGGTTCTTCTGTTACAGTCTTCTGGGCTGTCTCTAAAATCGTTAACTTCTCCTTTAATCTTCTCCAGTTTTGTGATAACTCTTTTTTTATACGCCAATTTTCAATGGCTACATCCTATTTGTGAGAAAATTTCCATTACTAAAGAACACATGGACCGAGGAACTTTGAACAAGGTACACGATAAGGTTCCTGCATTGTATCTCAAAGACCAAAGTGTACTACTATACTCTTCTATTGATCATAAGAATTTGGCTCTAAACAATTGTTTTTGGATAAAAAACTCTAAAACAATTTACACCATAGAAAAGTTATCGTGTACAACACGCTCTCTACCTATTGGTTTGGATGTTATTTGTTTTTCTGAAACCAGTCCTGGGAAGATAGAAATTTCTAATTTTTTTGACATGAAAGAATTTCCAGAAATTGAGTTTGGATTTTACGACAACCCCTTTTCGAAAATATTTACAGCCGGTGGGAAAAATAGACTTTCTGAATCCTTTCAAGCCATCCCATGGAATGCAACAGGACTGGGACTATCAACAACCATTCCTCAACGCATTCTATCTTTGTTATCTAAATTCTACTATATGTTGATATCGCCTTTGGCATGTATTTCTGCAATGATACTATCAGCATATCTATGTCTACGCTTTAGTCGTGTTCCTGTTGTCACTTTGGCTTACTTGGTTCCTTTGGGGACCATCAATATCTTTTTTGTACTTCTAAAAGCCGGCATAGTATTAGCAAACAGTAGTGTTGTCCCAACTTTACCAGCAATGCTATTTCCTTTGGTTGCTTTGATAATATTTACAAACTATGCTTATGCGAAACTTCTATAA
- the pheS gene encoding phenylalanine--tRNA ligase subunit alpha, protein MTIQEELEATKQQFLIDLRRVSSSKELFDLKVRYLGKKGVFRFFADKLRECLPEEKALFGASINECKSYVEGLIREHGHSILASEQAAEFFKEKVDVSLPGEPFPLGGRHVIKKVLDDIVDAFVCMGFCVREAPHIESEENNFSLLNFEEDHPARQMHDTFYLDPSTVLRTHTSNVQAREISGCRPPVKIVAPGLCFRNEDISARSHVIFHQVEAFYIDRDVTFFDLTSVLREFYHGFFGRKVELRLRHSYFPFVEPGIEVDVSCECQGDGCVLCKYSGWLEVAGAGMIHPQVLRNGGIDPELYTGYALGMGIERLAMLKHRISDIRLFSENDVRFLRQFV, encoded by the coding sequence ATGACGATCCAAGAAGAACTTGAAGCTACAAAGCAGCAATTTCTTATCGATTTGCGTCGAGTTAGTTCTTCTAAGGAGCTTTTCGACCTCAAGGTACGTTACCTAGGGAAGAAAGGTGTTTTTCGTTTTTTCGCGGATAAGTTAAGGGAGTGCCTTCCAGAGGAGAAAGCTCTGTTTGGTGCTTCTATTAATGAATGTAAGTCTTATGTTGAGGGGCTTATAAGGGAACATGGTCACTCTATTTTAGCCTCAGAGCAGGCTGCGGAATTTTTTAAAGAAAAAGTAGATGTTTCTCTTCCCGGAGAACCCTTTCCTTTAGGAGGCAGGCATGTTATCAAGAAGGTCCTTGATGACATCGTTGATGCTTTTGTTTGTATGGGCTTCTGTGTTAGAGAGGCTCCTCATATTGAAAGTGAAGAAAATAATTTTTCTCTACTAAATTTCGAGGAAGATCATCCAGCCCGTCAGATGCATGATACCTTTTATTTAGATCCCTCTACAGTATTACGTACACACACTTCTAATGTACAAGCAAGGGAAATTAGCGGGTGTCGACCTCCCGTAAAAATAGTTGCTCCTGGCTTATGTTTTAGAAACGAGGACATTTCTGCCCGTTCCCATGTTATCTTCCATCAAGTAGAGGCTTTTTATATAGATCGTGATGTTACTTTTTTTGATCTAACCTCAGTTCTCAGAGAATTTTATCACGGTTTTTTTGGCAGAAAAGTAGAGTTGCGTTTACGTCATAGCTATTTTCCGTTTGTTGAGCCGGGTATTGAAGTAGATGTTTCTTGTGAATGTCAGGGAGATGGATGTGTATTATGCAAATATTCTGGTTGGCTAGAAGTCGCTGGAGCTGGTATGATACACCCTCAGGTACTTCGTAACGGTGGTATCGATCCGGAGTTGTATACGGGTTATGCTCTTGGTATGGGTATCGAGAGATTAGCCATGCTGAAGCATCGTATTTCGGACATTCGTCTTTTTAGTGAAAACGATGTAAGGTTTTTACGTCAGTTTGTTTGA
- the rplT gene encoding 50S ribosomal protein L20, producing the protein MVRATGSVASRRRRKRILRQAKGFWGDRKGHIRQSRSAVMRAMAFNYMHRKDRKGDFRSLWIARLNVASRIHGLSYSRLINGLKCAGVNLNRKMLSEMAIHNPQGFAEVANQAKKALEAAV; encoded by the coding sequence ATGGTAAGAGCAACAGGTTCAGTAGCTTCTAGACGTCGTCGTAAGCGTATATTAAGACAAGCGAAGGGTTTTTGGGGGGATAGGAAAGGTCATATTCGCCAGAGTCGTTCTGCTGTCATGAGAGCCATGGCTTTTAATTATATGCATAGAAAGGATCGCAAAGGAGATTTTCGTAGCCTTTGGATCGCCCGTCTTAATGTGGCTTCGAGAATTCATGGTTTGTCCTACAGCCGTCTAATTAATGGCTTGAAATGTGCTGGTGTAAATTTAAATAGAAAGATGCTTTCGGAGATGGCGATTCATAATCCGCAAGGGTTTGCTGAGGTCGCTAATCAAGCAAAGAAGGCACTAGAGGCAGCTGTTTAG
- the rpmI gene encoding 50S ribosomal protein L35 yields the protein MPKMKSNKSVAARFKLTGSGQLKRTRPGRRHKLSKKSSQQKLSLSKRPLVDKGQVGMYKRMMLV from the coding sequence ATGCCCAAGATGAAAAGCAATAAGTCCGTTGCGGCTCGTTTTAAGTTGACAGGCTCTGGCCAATTAAAGAGAACCCGTCCGGGAAGAAGGCATAAGTTGTCAAAGAAGTCTTCACAACAAAAGCTCAGTCTATCTAAGCGGCCTCTCGTAGATAAGGGGCAAGTAGGTATGTATAAGCGTATGATGCTTGTTTAA